From Brassica oleracea var. oleracea cultivar TO1000 chromosome C3, BOL, whole genome shotgun sequence, a single genomic window includes:
- the LOC106329130 gene encoding BTB/POZ domain-containing protein At3g05675-like — MEPPDDQQAEASYTFGDRSTSDIVVRLRNEEGRDDWIYCHSKILTEKSRYFSDRLSDKWPTCKILDSRYCVEVICQESDYDHHINLLRLLYVVGSDDDDVPEDHHLCHNVKSALGILCVAKELDCPLVVTACVNYLEAVPWEEGEEEEMLRVVPMIGSEAEPVLARLQPVDQSAVTGIFSSALRFATSSPPLPLCDIKASAQEQIEYMITEDDDAPLLIADEGIKLEVKECVKSLFARFFQCLEEVTSKNGLSLRMVVSDLSWAFQILTKMEMVRDFVVTWVETSEKLVKVVEAMETVAETVEIRVKVTEVTSKVVEAIGYGTVILPTMKRLQVVKLWLPFVRETKPLVDSAGCDKNDDGEEEDKEEGVRCKIDGEIWQALESSFVSIILALPSSDQAEILTEWLSKNGVYPDLTEAFEVWCYRSKVAKRRLGLVGGEDDGKGMS; from the exons ATGGAGCCTCCT GATGATCAACAAGCAGAGGCATCATATACATTTGGTGATAGATCCACAAGTGACATAGTCGTTAGACTAAGAAACGAAGAAGGCCGTGACGACTGGATCTACTGCCACTCCAAGATCCTCACCGAGAAGAGCAGATACTTCTCAGACCGTCTCTCTGATAAATGGCCCACTTGCAAGATTCTTGATTCTCGCTACTGCGTTGAAGTCATTTGCCAAGAATCAGATTATGACCATCACATCAATCTCTTAAGACTTCTCTACGTTGTTGGCTCTGATGACGATGATGTCCCTGAGGATCACCACTTGTGCCATAACGTGAAAAGCGCGTTGGGGATTCTCTGTGTTGCTAAGGAGCTTGATTGTCCTCTGGTTGTTACTGCTTGTGTGAACTACTTGGAAGCTGTTCCTTGGGAGGAAGGTGAAGAGGAGGAGATGCTGAGGGTTGTACCGATGATTGGTTCAGAAGCTGAACCGGTTCTTGCTCGTTTACAGCCGGTTGATCAGTCTGCTGTTACTGGAATCTTTTCATCTGCTTTAAGATTCGCTACCTCGTCCCCTCCTTTGCCATTGTGTGACATAAAAGCATCTGCTCAGGAACAGATTGAGTATATGATAACTGAAGATGATGATGCTCCATTGTTGATTGCTGATGAAGGAATCAAGCTTGAAGTAAAGGAATGTGTGAAGAGCCTGTTTGCTAGATTCTTCCAGTGTCTAGAAGAGGTGACTAGCAAGAACGGGTTGTCTTTAAGGATGGTTGTGTCGGATTTGTCATGGGCGTTTCAGATACTAACAAAGATGGAGATGGTGAGAGATTTTGTTGTAACATGGGTTGAGACGTCTGAGAAGTTAGTTAAGGTAGTTGAAGCGATGGAAACGGTTGCAGAGACGGTGGAGATAAGAGTTAAAGTCACAGAGGTGACTTCGAAAGTTGTAGAGGCGATTGGCTACGGAACTGTGATATTACCAACAATGAAACGGCTTCAGGTGGTGAAACTATGGCTTCCTTTTGTAAGAGAAACAAAGCCTCTTGTTGATTCAGCAGGTTGTGATAAGAATGATGATGGAGAAGAAGAAGATAAGGAGGAAGGGGTGAGATGTAAGATAGATGGAGAGATATGGCAAGCTTTGGAGTCTTCCTTTGTGTCAATAATTCTAGCGTTGCCATCTTCAGACCAAGCTGAGATATTGACTGAGTGGTTGAGCAAGAATGGGGTGTATCCGGATTTGACAGAGGCTTTTGAGGTTTGGTGTTACAGATCAAAAGTTGCCAAGAGAAGACTGGGTTTGGTGGGGGGAGAGGATGATGGGAAGGGCATGTCTTAA